In the Bacteroidota bacterium genome, AATAATTCCTGCAACAATTCGAATAAGGTATCGAATATGGATTGCGGCTTTTCCTCAAATTTTGAAAATCGATTTCCCAGCATATTGATTAATAACCTTTACGATGGATTTCCAGTTCACCTAATTTTCCGCCAAATAAAATATCGCGCACACCGTCACCTTTTAAAAAGTCGTGGGGAAACCCTAATTCTATTTTACTAACAGCATCTAACCGCTCCAGATGCGCACTGCTTAATTCAATATTCGCAGCACCAAGGCTGTCGTTGAGCTGTTGAATATTTCTTGCACCCACAATTGGTATAATTTGCTGATGTTGCTGCATAACCCAGCGAATAGCAATTTGTGCTGCTGAAAATCCTGTTTCAGCGGCAATATTTACCACTTCCTGAGCGATAATGCGGTTTTTCTCATTTAATCGCACACTATTTGGCTGCAACCTTTTAGCATCCTCATTTTGGTTCAGATATTTTCCGGTTAATGCACCACCTGCAATAGGTGCCCAGGCTATAATGCCCATGTCCATAGCATTTGCCATTGGTATCAAGTCGCGCTCAACGCTGCGTTGAATCAGTGAATACTCAATCTGCAAGCCAATAAATGCATTCCATCCGCGTAATTCGGCAATGGTGTTGGCTCGGGAAACAATCCAGGCAGGTGTGTCGGATATGGCTATATAAAATACTTTGCCCTGATGTATTAAATCGTTTAAGCCGCGTAAAACTTCTTCGCTATAAGTAGTAAAATCCCATGCATGGAGATAAAGCACATCAATATAATCGGTTTTTAACCTTTTGAGGCTGCCTTCTACACTTTGAATCATATTTTTGCGATGATTGCCTGCAAGATTTAACCCACGTTCATGGGTAACTAAGGCATATTTTGTTGCTAAAACGATATCTTCACGACGGCCACTTTCTGTTATCATGTCGCCCAAAAAACGTTCGGAAGTGCCTTCTGTGTAGCGGTTTGCGGTATCTATAAAATTTCCGCCGGCCTCTAAAAATCCGAAAAACTGCTTGCGGCTTTCTTCATAATTTGCACCCCAGCCCCATTCTTCGCCAAAAGTCATGGTGCCGAGACAAATTTCTGAAACACGTAATCCGCTTTTTCCTAAAAGTTTATATTTCATATTTGAAAGTTAAAGGTTAAAGTTAAGGTTTTGCTGATTTGCGGGTAAAATGTAATTACACATCGGTTGTAAAAGTAAAAGCCATGTGTTTTAGTTCAGTATTAATATTAAGTGTGTATTACGTTGCTAACAAAATTGTTCTATTAAAACTGAAATGAACTGAATAGGTTCATTATTTTAGTGCAAAATTCAAATTTACCGGAATGGTTAAACAATTTTTAACAGCATGTTTAATTTCAGCATCTGCACTTTTACATGCACAACAGTCGGACGAAGCAGTTTTCCGCAGCATTTTTGATGAAACAATGTTACATGGCGAGGCTTATGATAATTTACACGATTTGTGTAAAAATATCGGGCACCGCTTGGCAGGTTCACCACAGGCCGATATGGCAGTGCGCTGGAGTTATGCCTTAATGCAGGAATATGATTTCGATTCTGTTTGGTTACAGGAAGTAATGGTGCCGCATTGGGTGCGTGGTGCAAAAGAATACGGTGAAATAATAAATCATGGTCAGGTAAATATGCTCGCACTTGGTGGCAGTATTGCAACACCTATTGATGGTATCACTGAACAGGTAATTGAAGTGTCCGATTTTGAAGAATTAAAAGCATTAGGTGCAGAAAAAGTAAAAGGTAAAATTGTTTTTTATAATCATATTTTTCCGCAAAATGTAGTTAACTCGTTTGATGGTTATGGTGAGGCAGGTCCTTATCGTTGGCGCGGTGCAAGTGAAGCAAGTAAATTAGGAGCTAAAGCAGTTATCATTCGCAGTGTTGGTTCAGCGCACGACGATTTTGCACATACCGGAAGCACCGGTTTTGCCGATGGTGTTAAAAAAATTCCATGCGCAGCATTAAGTGCAGTAGATGCCGATTTTTTACACGATGCATTAATTAAAGATGCCGGTTTAAAATTTAAAATGATTATGCATTGTCAGATGCTGGATTCTGTGAAATCATATAATGTAATTGCACAAATTACCGGCACTCAATTCCCCGACGAAATTATTGTAGTGGGTGGTCACCTCGATAGTTGGGATGTTGGAGAAGGTGCGCATGACGATGGCGCAGGATGTACACAAAGTTTGGAAGTATTACGCACATTAAAAGCAATTAATTTACAACCTAAACGCACCATCCGTTGTATTTTTTATATGAATGAAGAAAATGGAAATATGGGTGGAAAAACTTATGGGGCATATGCAAAAAATACATCCAAAGAAAAACATATCGCAGCACTCGAAAGTGATGCCGGTGGATTTTCTCCAAGAGGATTTAATGTAGACACTACCTTTTTATCTCATCCTAAATTTGATGAACTGGTAGCATTAATGTCGTTTTATGGCGCGTATAAATTTGAGGTAGGCCATGGTGGAACAGATATCGGTCCACTGGAAGATGCGGGCACTAAATTATTTGGCTTATCGCCCGATTCACAGCGTTATATGGATTTACATCATACCGAAAATGATACATTCGATAAAGTGAATAAACGCGAATTACATATGGGTGCATCGGTAATGGGGATGTTGTGTTGGTGGCTGAGCGAATATGGCGTGCAATAGTTTTGACGTTTGTGTTATTTAATTTTACCTTTAAGTTAGGCATACATATATGAAAGTTATTACCCGCTTAATTATTTTTATTAATGTCGTATTTTTTTCAAATACGGTATTTGGCCAAAGTGTAACGGGTGTAATAATTGATAATCAGACAAAACAACCACTGCCCGGGGTAACAATAATTGCAGAAAATAATGTAGGTACTATTTCCGATGTTAATGGTAAATATAATTTAGTATTGGAATCCGGTGCGCATGAAATAAATTTTACATTTATCGGATATGAAAAAGAACAATTTGACATTACTGTTGAAAATGGTAAATCCGTTGTTTTAAATGTTACACTTACTTCTGCCTTTGCTGCTTTAGATGTGGTAGTGGTAAGTGGCAGTTTATATGCAAAAAAGTTATCGGAAGAAACACAAAGTATTGAAGTAATAAAATCGGAT is a window encoding:
- a CDS encoding aldo/keto reductase, whose amino-acid sequence is MKYKLLGKSGLRVSEICLGTMTFGEEWGWGANYEESRKQFFGFLEAGGNFIDTANRYTEGTSERFLGDMITESGRREDIVLATKYALVTHERGLNLAGNHRKNMIQSVEGSLKRLKTDYIDVLYLHAWDFTTYSEEVLRGLNDLIHQGKVFYIAISDTPAWIVSRANTIAELRGWNAFIGLQIEYSLIQRSVERDLIPMANAMDMGIIAWAPIAGGALTGKYLNQNEDAKRLQPNSVRLNEKNRIIAQEVVNIAAETGFSAAQIAIRWVMQQHQQIIPIVGARNIQQLNDSLGAANIELSSAHLERLDAVSKIELGFPHDFLKGDGVRDILFGGKLGELEIHRKGY
- a CDS encoding M20/M25/M40 family metallo-hydrolase yields the protein MVKQFLTACLISASALLHAQQSDEAVFRSIFDETMLHGEAYDNLHDLCKNIGHRLAGSPQADMAVRWSYALMQEYDFDSVWLQEVMVPHWVRGAKEYGEIINHGQVNMLALGGSIATPIDGITEQVIEVSDFEELKALGAEKVKGKIVFYNHIFPQNVVNSFDGYGEAGPYRWRGASEASKLGAKAVIIRSVGSAHDDFAHTGSTGFADGVKKIPCAALSAVDADFLHDALIKDAGLKFKMIMHCQMLDSVKSYNVIAQITGTQFPDEIIVVGGHLDSWDVGEGAHDDGAGCTQSLEVLRTLKAINLQPKRTIRCIFYMNEENGNMGGKTYGAYAKNTSKEKHIAALESDAGGFSPRGFNVDTTFLSHPKFDELVALMSFYGAYKFEVGHGGTDIGPLEDAGTKLFGLSPDSQRYMDLHHTENDTFDKVNKRELHMGASVMGMLCWWLSEYGVQ